Proteins encoded by one window of Methanosarcinales archaeon:
- a CDS encoding replication factor C large subunit, with product MSTVPMEWAEKYRPKNLTDLAGHNSIVKELLKWAHDWERGVPKDKALILYGKPGVGKTSAAYALAYEMDWDVIELNASDQRTAGIIQKVAGSASKMGTFDGTTGRRLVMLDEADNLHGNYDRGGASAIINVIKTTSQPIILIANEFYDITPTLRMSCRPIQFKSISTTSMVTALKNICRNEGLMIGIGVIEKIVEGANGDLRSAINDLQAMAIGRHELEVDDMVTAPRDNKETVFRAMDVIFREQDLRSAQEAAWQLDESPEQLIHWIDENLPIGYTKDEDMAAGYFQLARADQFLGRVRRRQNYKLWRYAGLLMSGGVAAVKTQRYPGYKKYQSPQYFKKMGQTKAKRNIRDSLAGKIGEHFHVSSEYVRSNLLVFFKQMMKSSDHSAGLAAELKLNPDEIAFLLESKPSKKVEKIYQAAQQLIQDEVEHGIEMFGGFTHMKEGKEIKTEPDEIPINIEPEEPVGSSNEEEKNQSSLFDF from the coding sequence ATGAGCACAGTGCCTATGGAATGGGCAGAGAAATATCGTCCAAAAAACCTTACAGATTTGGCAGGCCACAATAGTATTGTTAAAGAACTGTTAAAATGGGCACATGATTGGGAACGTGGGGTGCCCAAAGATAAGGCATTGATACTTTACGGAAAACCAGGCGTAGGCAAGACATCTGCAGCCTATGCTCTTGCATACGAAATGGATTGGGATGTAATAGAACTAAACGCCAGTGACCAGAGGACTGCAGGTATCATTCAAAAAGTGGCAGGTTCTGCCAGTAAAATGGGTACTTTTGACGGTACGACGGGCCGCAGGCTGGTCATGTTGGATGAGGCAGATAACCTGCATGGTAACTATGACCGCGGTGGTGCCAGTGCTATCATTAATGTTATAAAGACCACCTCCCAACCGATTATACTGATTGCCAATGAATTCTATGATATAACTCCCACGCTTCGGATGTCCTGCAGACCCATTCAATTCAAAAGTATCAGTACCACATCGATGGTGACAGCGTTAAAAAATATATGTAGAAACGAAGGTTTGATGATAGGCATCGGTGTTATAGAAAAGATCGTGGAAGGAGCCAATGGTGACCTGAGAAGTGCGATCAATGATCTTCAGGCCATGGCCATAGGCAGGCATGAACTTGAAGTTGATGACATGGTCACAGCTCCAAGGGACAACAAAGAAACTGTATTCAGGGCAATGGATGTTATTTTCAGGGAACAGGATCTCAGGTCTGCCCAGGAAGCCGCATGGCAGTTGGATGAAAGTCCGGAACAGCTGATACACTGGATAGATGAGAACCTGCCCATAGGATACACAAAAGATGAGGATATGGCTGCAGGATATTTCCAGCTTGCAAGGGCAGATCAGTTCCTGGGAAGGGTCAGGCGCAGGCAGAATTATAAACTCTGGCGCTATGCTGGACTGCTCATGTCAGGAGGGGTCGCAGCTGTTAAAACACAGAGATATCCAGGTTACAAGAAATATCAATCTCCCCAGTATTTTAAAAAAATGGGACAGACAAAAGCTAAAAGAAATATCAGGGATTCTCTGGCAGGAAAGATTGGTGAACATTTCCACGTGTCCAGCGAATATGTACGCTCTAACCTCCTTGTCTTTTTCAAACAAATGATGAAAAGCAGCGACCATTCGGCAGGACTGGCTGCCGAGTTGAAACTCAATCCAGATGAGATCGCATTTTTATTGGAGTCGAAACCTTCTAAGAAAGTCGAAAAGATATACCAGGCAGCACAACAGCTTATCCAGGACGAAGTTGAACATGGTATTGAAATGTTCGGCGGATTTACCCATATGAAAGAAGGAAAAGAAATAAAGACAGAACCTGATGAA